The Punica granatum isolate Tunisia-2019 chromosome 4, ASM765513v2, whole genome shotgun sequence genome has a window encoding:
- the LOC116204283 gene encoding mediator of RNA polymerase II transcription subunit 12 isoform X2, translated as MQRYHAANCSSAVNNSAIGLTSARESARAESPALPSSFPLNSRLGPPDYHPQTPDCPEETLTREYVQSGYKEMVEGLEEAREILLTQVQTFTKPVVLKCKEAIRKRLRAINESRAKKRKAGQVYGVPLSGTLLSKAAAFPEQRPCTEDFRRRWIEGLSQPHKRLRSLADHVPHGYRRKSLFEILIKNNVPLLRATWFIKVSYLNQIRPGSSGTPDKSQLSRTELWTKDVIDYLQYLLDEFIKNNSHSNPQLRDRSPQVIYSGSTLQKGEPASSTLDGEEPSLHFKWCYVVRLLQWHHAEGLLLPSPIIEWVLNQLQDKEIFEILQLLLPIIYGVIEAVVLSQSYVQILVGVALRYIREPSPGGSYLADNSRRAYTCSAVVEMLRYMMLAVPDTFVSLDCFPLPSCVVSHATNDGGFVAKASEDVGKMEISSAEIACMFKRKRFDALYQSKSFHRLVSCIRKRSDKLAKSICPGNSCSSYAKAVQALDKALVQGDLRVAYKFLFEDFCEGALDEGWIKEVSPCLRSSLKCIETVNLSFIHTVFFLCEWATCDFRNFRTSRFNRMQFTGRRDFSEVYAVIWFLKMKARDLQNDACSGSGDAVGVAGHEERGLDNGNLGPTSGTNGFEIGDSMNHLNRSMSLVDVFDSPGPLHDILVCWIDQHEAHKGETLERLQLLIVELTRFGIFYPQAYVRQLLVSGILDLNFPIVDVDRHIRHCQVLKLLPEALVHDALKEMKIADGAELAEAVHVYSNERQLVLRNRLCNQHRYTGDGKLLGQKLKKHHPRDVPSPASVDHWKSVGSPSEVLSFRKAKSGVHIDELKTAISALMQFPSSDSGLVDTVVDESEGSVKRPAGSMCNKVQLTDGCEECRRVKKQKLTEERSSYIQVHSPTPLEEDDLWWARKGPKLIEPMRIDPPLKTTKQTSRGRQKVVRKTQSLAQLAAARIEGSQGASTSHVCDNRISCPHHRTVMDGEIPKVTDANGPSHYGDIIYIGKALRRLRFAKRRMVTSWLINVVRQLVDEAEKASSVKVGQFNNRSFTALDDLSSLKWKLSEDELSGILYLMDVSNDLVLAIKFLLWLLPKALRIPNSTIHSGRNLLTLQRHMESHVCEVGEAFLLSSLRRYENTLIAADLIPQTLSALMHRAAASVASNGRVSGTSALAYARYLLKKYGAVSSVMEWRKNFKAASDKRLLSELESGRSIDGEHGFSMGAPTGADDLDDLLRQKLSSSRLSRVGMVMREIVQRHIEGAFHFYSTKEKKLLSAGGPKGPIMDKGDEGYQKAQQILMGLMDCIRQTGGAAQEGDPSLICSAVSAIVGSIGPTLAKVPDFSSGSSYANTSLPPAPGSYVAKRILRIHITSLCLLKEALGERQSRVFEVALATEALSALSGAFSPGKVSRNQYQLSPESHDSNLNTSMDSAKGAAGRATKIAAAVSALVIGSVLQGVTSLERMVTVFRLKDGLDVSQFVRSLRSNSNGNTRSPGPVKGDGLLEVYIHWFRLLVGSCRTVSDGLIVELLGEPSALALSRMQQTLPLRLVFPPAYAIFAVLMWRPYILNGNLAAAREDIHQLYVSLNAAMNDALRHFSFRDVCLRNTQGLYDLIAADRTDTELAETLDVKCSDVKSKGIVPLCARHFLNAILDCRIPSVFTQDEPKALSAEIETRLVDKIVHVLNTLQPAKFHWQWLELRLLLNEQALIEKLESSNDSSLKEVMQSLPFGPKKAAASDNESNVIEIILTRLLVRPDASPLYSEAVHLLGRSLEDSLLLMTKWFLEGNDVLFGRKTVRQRLINIAETKGLSISSQSWKHWGWAHSGPDNISSRNDLGKRKYEMTSLEEGEFIEECLESKKHGKGSAGRSLDAEANNICKSHATEKALIELILLCMDQSSDESRYTFASDLIKQLSAIEQQMNAIARGTSKQAGTSPSVTDSPVGKTSSRKGSRGGSPGMAARRQVAADPAPPSPAALRASISLRLHFLLRSLPVICADREPSGKNMRHMLAPVMLHLLGNRLIYEDAELPFCPGQSSPRKRDSSEMLMEAQGVAASLLPGESLFDRMLLILHGLLSSTQPSWLKSKRVSAITHESMRDFCGFEKEVSEKLQNELESMQLPDKIRWRIQAAMPVLVPSVKCSISCQPPSVPQSAIAPLLQPSTFPPASSNPTQRTSQRTQSSSALGKSKASPAVQLENEMEFDSWTLLEDGVGSAPSSGGISAMGSADGANLRASSWLKGAVRVRRTDLTYVGPVDEDS; from the exons ATGCAAAGATATCATGCTGCCAACTGCTCTAGTGCAGTAAATAATAGTGCAATTGGTCTGACGTCAGCTAGGGAATCTGCGCGTGCTGAATCGCCTGCATTGCCTTCTAGCTTCCCTCTTAACTCCAG ACTCGGGCCTCCAGATTACCATCCGCAGACACCTGATTGCCCCGAGGAGACCTTAACCAGAGAATATGTTCAGTCTGGTTACAAGGAGATGGTTGAAGGGCTTGAG GAAGCTCGAGAGATTTTGTTGACTCAAGTTCAGACCTTTACAAAGCCTGTTGTACTCAAATGCAAGGAG GCAATAAGAAAAAGACTTAGAGCGATCAATGAGTCTAGAGCTAAGAAGCGCAAG GCTGGTCAAGTTTATGGTGTGCCTCTATCTGGTACCTTGTTGAGCAAAGCTGCTGCCTTTCCTGAACAAAGACCATGTACTGAAGACTTCAGGAGAAGATGGATTGAG GGTTTGTCACAACCTCATAAAAGATTGCGTTCTTTGGCAGACCATGTTCCTCATGGTTATAGAAGAAAGTCTCTTTTTGAAATTCTTATTAAGAATAATGTGCCATTGCTGAGAGCAACGTGGTTCATTAAAGTTTCTTATCTTAACCAG ATCCGACCGGGCTCTTCTGGAACTCCTGACAAGAGTCAGTTGTCCCGTACTGAGCTGTGGACAAAGGATGTCATTGATTATCTGCAGTACTTATTGGATgaattcatcaaaaataaTTCCCATTCTAACCCCCAGCTCAGAGATCGATCACCGCAAGTGATTTATTCAGGGTCAACCCTACAAAAGGGAGAACCAGCATCATCTACTTTGGATGGTGAGGAGCCTTCCCTCCATTTCAAATGGTGTTATGTGGTGCGTCTATTGCAGTGGCACCATGCTGAAGGGTTGCTTCTTCCTTCACCCATCATTGAGTGGGTCCTTAATCAGCTCCAG GATAAGGAAATATTTGAGATTTTGCAGCTGCTACTGCCCATCATATATGGTGTCATTGAAGCCGTTGTTCTATCTCAAAGTTACGTGCAGATTCTTGTTGGAGTGGCTCTGCGTTACATTCGTGAACCTTCTCCTGGGGGGTCTTATCTAGCTGATAATTCTCGCAGGGCGTATACATGTTCTGCTGTAGTTGAGATGCTGCGGTATATGATGCTGGCTGTACCTGACACGTTCGTTTCTTTGGATTGCTTTCCTTTACCTTCATGTGTTGTCTCTCATGCAACCAATGATGGTGGATTTGTTGCAAAGGCATCTGAAGATGTAGGAAAGATGGAAATAAGTTCAGCAGAAATTGCTTGTATGTTCAAGAGGAAGAGGTTTGACGCCCTGTATCAGTCAAAGTCATTTCATCGCCTTGTATCATGCATTCGGAAACGTTCAGACAAGTTAGCAAAGAGTATATGTCCAGGAAACTCGTGTAGTAGTTATGCTAAAGCTGTTCAAGCTTTGGACAAAGCTCTTGTGCAAGGGGATCTAAGGGTAGCCTACAAGTTTCTTTTTGAAGATTTCTGCGAAGGAGCTCTTGATGAAGGTTGGATCAAAGAAGTCAGTCCATGCTTAAGATCATCTCTGAAATGCATTGAGACTGTGAACCTGTCATTTATTCACACTGTGTTCTTTCTCTGTGAGTGGGCTACATGTGATTTTAGAAACTTTCGAACTAGTCGTTTCAATAGGATGCAGTTTACTGGAAGAAGAGACTTCTCTGAAGTTTATGCAGTGATTTGGTTTCTCAAAATGAAAGCAAGAGATCTACAGAATGATGCATGTAGCGGGAGTGGTGATGCTGTTGGTGTAGCTGGTCATGAAGAGCGCGGCCTAGATAATGGTAACTTGGGCCCAACTTCTGGTACAAATGGATTTGAAATTGGTGATAGTATGAATCATCTAAATAGAAGTATGAGTTTGGTGGATGTCTTCGACAGCCCTGGCCCATTACATGACATATTGGTGTGCTGGATTGATCAACATGAAGCACACAAAGGAGAGACCCTTGAGCGTTTGCAGCTACTCATTGTGGAACTTACACGCTTTGGCATCTTTTACCCACAGGCCTATGTGAGGCAGCTGCTTGTCAGTGGTATATTGGACCTGAATTTCCCGATTGTTGATGTGGACAGACACATCCGCCATTGTCAGGTTCTGAAGCTGCTGCCTGAGGCGTTAGTTCATGATGCATTGAAGGAGATGAAGATTGCTGATGGGGCAGAGCTTGCTGAGGCAGTCCATGTTTATTCAAATGAGCGGCAACTTGTTCTTCGGAACCGTCTTTGCAATCAACATAGGTATACTGGTGACGGCAAGCTTTTGGGTCAGAAACTCAAGAAGCACCATCCCAGGGATGTTCCTTCGCCAGCATCTGTGGATCACTGGAAATCTGTAGGGTCACCTTCCGAGGTACTTTCTTTTAGAAAGGCCAAGAGTGGTGTCCACATTGACGAGCTGAAGACTGCAATATCGGCTCTCATGCAATTTCCTAGCTCAGATTCTGGGCTTGTTGACACTGTAGTTGATGAATCTGAAGGGAGTGTTAAGAGGCCTGCTGGGTCAATGTGCAACAAGGTTCAATTGACAGATGGATGCGAAGAGTGCAGAAGGGTAAAGAAGCAAAAATTGACAGAGGAAAGGAGTTCATACATTCAGGTACATTCCCCGACTCCATTGGAGGAGGATGATTTATGGTGGGCAAGGAAGGGGCCGAAACTGATAGAACCAATGAGAATTGATCCACCACTTAAAACAACAAAGCAAACATCCCGTGGTAGACAAAAAGTTGTGCGTAAAACTCAAAGCCTTGCTCAACTAGCTGCTGCTAGAATTGAGGGTAGCCAAGGAGCATCTACCAGTCACGTTTGTGATAACAGGATCAGCTGCCCTCATCATAGAACAGTGATGGATGGAGAGATTCCCAAAGTAACTGATGCAAACGGACCATCTCATTATGgtgatataatttatattggaAAAGCTTTAAGAAGGCTGCGATTTGCAAAGAGGAGAATGGTTACCTCTTGGTTGATTAATGTAGTCAGGCAGCTTGTGGACGAGGCAGAAAAGGCTTCTTCCGTCAAGGTTGGGCAGTTCAATAACAGGAGTTTTACTGCCCTTGACGACTTGAGCTCCTTGAAGTGGAAGCTTAGTGAAGATGAGTTATCAGGGATATTGTATCTGATGGATGTCTCCAATGACTTAGTTTTGGCCATCAAGTTCCTTCTTTGGTTGTTGCCTAAAGCTCTTCGTATTCCCAATTCAACAATTCATAGTGGAAGAAACCTGCTGACACTGCAAAGGCACATGGAAAGCCATGTTTGTGAAGTTGGGGAGGCATTTCTTTTGTCATCCCTCAGAAG GTATGAGAATACCCTTATTGCAGCAGATCTTATCCCACAAACTTTATCTGCTCTGATGCATAGAGCAGCAGCTTCTGTTGCCTCCAATGGAAGAGTTTCAGGTACATCAGCTTTGGCTTATGCTCGATATCTGTTGAAGAAGTATGGTGCAGTGAGTAGTGTCATGGAATGGAGGAAGAATTTCAAGGCAGCAAGTGACAAAAGACTCTTATCTGAACTTGAATCTGGACGATCAATAGATGGAGAACACGGATTTTCTATGGGAGCTCCAACTGGAGCTGACGATCTTGATGACTTATTGCGTCAGAAGCTAAGCAGTTCTCGGTTATCTAGAGTGGGCATGGTTATGAGAGAGATTGTTCAGAGGCACATTGAGGGTGCCTTCCATTTTTACTCAACCAAAGAGAAGAAGTTGCTTTCTGCTGGTGGCCCAAAAGGTCCTATAATGGACAAGGGAGATGAAGGATATCAGAAAGCTCAGCAGATACTCATGGGACTCATGGACTGTATCAGGCAAACTGGTGGTGCTGCACAAGAAGGGGACCCATCGTTGATTTGTTCTGCGGTGTCTGCTATTGTTGGCAGCATCGGGCCCACATTAGCTAAAGTACCTGATTTTAGTTCAGGCAGTAGTTATGCAAACACAAGCTTGCCGCCTGCTCCGGGATCATATGTTGCCAAGCGGATTTTGAGGATCCATATCACTTCACTGTGCCTCTTGAAGGAAGCTCTTGGCGAGCGTCAGAGTCGGGTATTTGAGGTGGCTCTTGCAACGGAAGCCTTGTCTGCTCTTTCAGGAGCTTTTTCTCCAGGAAAGGTGTCGAGAAACCAGTACCAGCTCTCACCTGAATCTCACGATTCAAATCTAAATACTTCTATGGATTCTGCCAAGGGTGCTGCTGGTAGAGCCACCAAAATTGCTGCTGCCGTGTCTGCACTTGTAATTGGAAGTGTCCTGCAGGGAGTTACTAGCTTAGAGAGAATGGTCACTGTTTTTAGACTGAAAGACGGGTTGGATGTATCCCAGTTTGTGAGGAGCTTGAGATCTAACTCCAATGGTAACACCCGTTCACCAGGCCCTGTTAAAGGTGATGGCCTGTTGGAAGTTTACATTCATTGGTTTAGGCTTCTAGTGGGAAGCTGCAGGACAGTCTCGGATGGGCTAATAGTTGAGCTTCTAGGGGAGCCATCTGCTTTAGCTCTTTCGAGGATGCAGCAGACTCTTCCTCTTCGCTTAGTTTTCCCGCCTGCCTATGCTATATTTGCCGTCCTCATGTGGCGGCCATATATTCTGAATGGTAATCTTGCTGCAGCTCGGGAAGACATCCACCAGTTGTATGTGTCACTGAATGCGGCAATGAATGATGCTCTGAGACACTTTTCTTTTAGGGATGTTTGTTTGAGAAACACCCAGGGCTTGTATGATCTGATAGCGGCAGATAGAACTGATACTGAGTTAGCGGAAACACTGGATGTAAAGTGCTCAGATGTGAAATCTAAAGGCATTGTCCCTCTCTGTGCGAGGCACTTTCTGAATGCTATTCTTGATTGTAGAATACCCTCGGTTTTTACACAGGATGAACCCAAAGCTCTTTCTGCTGAAATTGAAACCAGGCTTGTTGATAAGATTGTCCATGTCTTGAATACCCTGCAACCTGCCAAGTTTCATTGGCAGTGGCTGGAGCTGAGGCTACTCTTGAACGAACAGGCTCTTATAGAAAAGCTAGAAAGCAGCAATGACTCATCTCTAAAGGAGGTGATGCAGTCACTGCCATTTGGACCCAAAAAAGCTGCTGCTTCCGACAATGAGAGCAATGTCATTGAGATCATTCTCACAAGGTTACTTGTGAGACCTGATGCTTCTCCCCTTTACTCCGAGGCGGTTCATCTCTTAGGGAGGTCACTGGAGGATTCTTTGCTGTTGATGACAAAATGGTTTCTTGAAGGGAATGACGTACTTTTTGGGAGAAAGACGGTCAGACAGCGTCTTATCAATATTGCTGAGACAAAAGGTCTTTCGATAAGCTCTCAGTCTTGGAAGCATTGGGGTTGGGCCCACTCTGGTCCTGATAATATCTCGAGTAGAAATGATCTGGGTAAGAGGAAATATGAAATGACTAGTCTGGAAGAGGGAGAGTTCATAGAAGAATGTTTGGAATCGAAGAAGCACGGGAAAGGTTCAGCGGGACGGTCTTTGGATGCTGAAGCAAATAATATCTGCAAGTCCCATGCGACCGAGAAAGCTCTTATCGAACTGATTCTCCTTTGTATGGATCAGAGTTCCGACGAGTCGCGATATACTTTTGCAAGTGATCTGATTAAGCAGTTAAGCGCAATCGAGCAACAGATGAATGCGATTGCTCGTGGGACGAGCAAGCAGGCTGGAACTTCTCCTTCTGTCACTGACAGTCCTGTTGGAAAGACCAGTAGCCGCAAGGGGAGTAGAGGTGGCAGTCCAGGAATGGCTGCCAGGAGGCAAGTGGCAGCAGATCCTGCACCTCCTTCTCCAGCAGCTCTGCGAGCTTCAATTTCCTTGCGACTCCATTTCCTTCTAAGGTCATTGCCTGTCATCTGTGCTGATAG GGAACCTTCAGGAAAGAACATGAGACACATGCTTGCGCCTGTAATGCTTCATCTTCTGGGGAATCGGCTTATTTACGAAGATGCGGAGCTGCCATTTTGTCCTGGCCAGAGTTCTCCACGCAAGAGGGATAGCAGTGAAATGCTAATGGAAGCCCAGGGTGTTGCTGCTTCCCTGCTGCCTGGTGAAAGCCTTTTTGATAGGATGTTGCTGATACTTCATGGGCTACTGAGCAGTACTCAGCCCAGTTGGCTGAAATCAAAACGTGTATCGGCAATAACTCATGAATCCATGAGAGATTTCTGTGGATTTGAGAAGGAAGTTTCCGAAAAATTACAG AATGAATTGGAAAGCATGCAACTTCCCGACAAGATCCGATGGCGAATCCAAGCTGCAATGCCAGTACTTGTCCCTTCTGTTAAATGCTCCATCTCCTGCCAGCCCCCATCTGTGCCGCAGTCCGCTATTGCTCCTCTACTTCAACCTAGTACATTTCCTCCTGCAAGTTCAAACCCGACCCAGAGGACTTCGCAAAGAACTCAATCTTCTAGCGCACTTGGCAAGTCAAAAGCATCGCCGGCAGTGCAACTGGAGAATGAGATGGAGTTTGACTCGTGGACCCTCTTGGAAGATGGTGTGGGGTCCGCCCCGTCTTCGGGAGGCATTTCTGCAATGGGAAGTGCAGACGGTGCCAATCTGCGAGCCTCCAGTTGGCTCAAGGGAGCTGTGCGGGTGAGAAGAACCGATCTCACTTATGTCGGTCCGGTCGATGAAGACAGCTAA